Proteins encoded within one genomic window of Cucumis sativus cultivar 9930 chromosome 3, Cucumber_9930_V3, whole genome shotgun sequence:
- the LOC101218237 gene encoding probable calcium-binding protein CML23 encodes MAKNNSLSISTPGSSALGSMDEIIRVFNKFDKNGDGKISVTELAAALGELSGNISTDEIHRIMSEIDKDGDGFIDLDEFTDFTSSSTGGNKDLQDAFDLYDIDKNGLISAKELHSVLKRLGEKCSLKDCCRMISSVDVDGDGHVNFEEFKKMMTRS; translated from the coding sequence ATGGCCAAGAACAACTCCCTTTCAATTTCTACTCCAGGATCCTCCGCCTTAGGCTCCATGGACGAAATCATCCGAGTCTTCAACAAATTCGACAAGAACGGCGACGGCAAGATTTCCGTCACAGAACTCGCCGCTGCTCTCGGTGAACTCAGCGGCAACATCTCCACCGACGAGATCCACCGCATTATGTCCGAGATCGATAAGGACGGTGACGGTTTCATCGACCTCGATGAGTTCACCGACTTCACCTCCTCTTCCACTGGAGGAAACAAAGATCTGCAGGACGCTTTCGATCTCTACGATATTGATAAGAACGGCTTAATCTCTGCCAAGGAGTTGCACTCTGTTCTCAAACGCCTTGGTGAAAAATGTAGCCTCAAAGATTGTTGCCGGATGATCAGTTCTGTTGATGTTGACGGTGATGGACATGTAAATTTCGAGGAATTCAAGAAGATGATGACGAGATCTTAG